Proteins found in one Camelus bactrianus isolate YW-2024 breed Bactrian camel chromosome X, ASM4877302v1, whole genome shotgun sequence genomic segment:
- the ERAS gene encoding GTPase ERas isoform X3 — protein sequence MACHPHLFPELPTGGMALPTKPSMFDLGLGTWSPSSQEQSHRARAPSRGVGKKLPEYKAVVVGASGVGKSALTIQLNHQCFVEDHDPTIQDSYWKEMALDHGGCILNVLDTAGQATHRALRDQCVAIGDGVLGVFALDDPSSLAQLQQMRATWGPHHTQPLVLVGNKCDLVTTTGDARAAAAALAKSWGAPFVETSAKTRQGVEEAFSLLIHEIQRVREAMAKEAMTGPGGDKARHQKAMCRCGCSVA from the exons ATG GCCTGCCATCCACATCTCTTCCCTGAGCTGCCCACTGGGGGCATGGCGCTGCCAACAAAGCCGAGCATGTTTGATCTGGGCCTGGGCACATGGAGCCCCAGCTCCCAGGAGCAGAGCCACAGGGCTCGGGCACCCTCCAGGGGTGTTGGCAAAAAGCTGCCCGAGTACAAGGCAGTGGTGGTAGGCGCAAGCGGTGTGGGCAAGAGCGCGCTGACCATCCAGCTGAACCACCAGTGTTTCGTGGAAGACCACGACCCCACGATCCAGGATTCCTACTGGAAGGAGATGGCCCTGGACCACGGAGGCTGCATTCTGAACGTGCTGGATACGGCAGGGCAGGCCACTCATCGGGCCCTGCGTGACCAGTGTGTGGCGATTGGGGATGGTGTGCTGGGTGTCTTCGCCCTCGATGACCCCTCGTCTCTAGCCCAGCTGCAGCAGATGCGGGCCACCTGGGGCCCTCACCACACCCAGCCCCTCGTCCTTGTGGGCAACAAGTGTGACCTGGTGACCACCACCGGAGATGCTCGTGCCGCTGCTGCAGCCCTCGCAAAGAGCTGGGGGGCCCCTTTCGTGGAGACCTCAGCCAAGACACGCCAAGGCGTGGAGGAGGCCTTTTCCCTGCTCATCCATGAGATCCAAAGAGTCCGGGAGGCCATGGCAAAGGAGGCCATGACAGGGCCAGGTGGGGATAAAGCCCGGCACCAGAAGGCCATGTGCCGCTGTGGCTGCTCTGTGGCCTGA
- the ERAS gene encoding GTPase ERas isoform X2: MGASPVRAAASSGPSDTSLPGTEACHPHLFPELPTGGMALPTKPSMFDLGLGTWSPSSQEQSHRARAPSRGVGKKLPEYKAVVVGASGVGKSALTIQLNHQCFVEDHDPTIQDSYWKEMALDHGGCILNVLDTAGQATHRALRDQCVAIGDGVLGVFALDDPSSLAQLQQMRATWGPHHTQPLVLVGNKCDLVTTTGDARAAAAALAKSWGAPFVETSAKTRQGVEEAFSLLIHEIQRVREAMAKEAMTGPGGDKARHQKAMCRCGCSVA, translated from the coding sequence GCCTGCCATCCACATCTCTTCCCTGAGCTGCCCACTGGGGGCATGGCGCTGCCAACAAAGCCGAGCATGTTTGATCTGGGCCTGGGCACATGGAGCCCCAGCTCCCAGGAGCAGAGCCACAGGGCTCGGGCACCCTCCAGGGGTGTTGGCAAAAAGCTGCCCGAGTACAAGGCAGTGGTGGTAGGCGCAAGCGGTGTGGGCAAGAGCGCGCTGACCATCCAGCTGAACCACCAGTGTTTCGTGGAAGACCACGACCCCACGATCCAGGATTCCTACTGGAAGGAGATGGCCCTGGACCACGGAGGCTGCATTCTGAACGTGCTGGATACGGCAGGGCAGGCCACTCATCGGGCCCTGCGTGACCAGTGTGTGGCGATTGGGGATGGTGTGCTGGGTGTCTTCGCCCTCGATGACCCCTCGTCTCTAGCCCAGCTGCAGCAGATGCGGGCCACCTGGGGCCCTCACCACACCCAGCCCCTCGTCCTTGTGGGCAACAAGTGTGACCTGGTGACCACCACCGGAGATGCTCGTGCCGCTGCTGCAGCCCTCGCAAAGAGCTGGGGGGCCCCTTTCGTGGAGACCTCAGCCAAGACACGCCAAGGCGTGGAGGAGGCCTTTTCCCTGCTCATCCATGAGATCCAAAGAGTCCGGGAGGCCATGGCAAAGGAGGCCATGACAGGGCCAGGTGGGGATAAAGCCCGGCACCAGAAGGCCATGTGCCGCTGTGGCTGCTCTGTGGCCTGA
- the PCSK1N gene encoding proSAAS: protein MAGSPLLRGPRAGGAGLLVLLLLGWLGPPPALCSRPVKEPRSLGAASPPLAEAGAPRRFRRAAPRGEAAGAVQELARALAHLLEAERQERARAEAQEAEDQQARVLAQLLRVWSAPRTNDPSLGLEDDPDAPAAQLARALLRARLDPAALAAQLVPAPAPAAALRPRPPVYDDGPTGLDVEDAGDDAPDVDPELLRYLLGRILTGSADSEAVAAPRRLRRAADQDLGPEVPPEGVLGALLRVKRLETPAPQAPARRLLP from the exons ATGGCGGGGTCGCCGCTGCTCCGCGGGCCGCGGGCCGGGGGCGCCGGCCTTTTGGTTCTGCTGCTGTTGGGCTGGCTTGGGCCACCTCCCGCGCTCTGCTCTCGGCCGGTAAAG GAACCACGCAGCCTGGGCGCAGCCTCGCCGCCCTTGGCGGAGGCCGGTGCTCCCCGGCGTTTCCGGCGGGCAGCGCCCCGGGGAGAGGCGGCGGGGGCTGTGCAGGAGCTGGCGCGGGCGCTGGCGCACCTGCTGGAGGCCGAACGGCAGGAGCGGGCGCGGGCCGAGGCGCAGGAGGCCGAGGATCAGCAGGCGCGCGTCCTGGCGCAGCTGCTGCGCGTCTGGAGCGCACCCCGCACCAACGACCCTTCCCTGGGCCTGGAAGATGACCCCGACGCCCCCGCCGCGCAGCTCGCCCGCGCCCTGCTCCGTGCCCGCCTAGACCCCGCTGCCCTCGCAGCCCAGCTTGTtcccgcccctgcccccgccgCAGCGCTCAGACCCCGGCCCCCAGTCTACGACGACGGCCCCACGGGCCTGGATGTGGAGGACGCCGGCGACGACGCGCCGGACGTGGACCCCGAGCTCCTGAG GTATTTGTTGGGGCGGATCCTCACGGGAAGCGCGGACTCCGAGGCTGTGGCTGCCCCGCGTCGCCTCCGCCGTGCCGCGGACCAGGATCTGGGTCCTGAGGTGCCCCCTGAGGGCGTGCTGGGGGCTCTGCTGCGCGTAAAGCGCCTGGAGACCCCCGCACCCCAGGCGCCCGCGCGCCGCCTCTTGCCCTGA